Proteins encoded within one genomic window of Dermatophilus congolensis:
- a CDS encoding acyltransferase family protein — protein MTTLLNSPAQRGTRAARHTRVDSLDGIRALAVIAVIAYHVSLPGADGGFLGVDVFFVLSGFLITTLLMRELTGTGRIDLGGFWVRRVLRLLPASVLLIVTVVGVSAFVAAPFRRADIGADALWSLLYVGNWRFIDAAGYFSNDGSTSPLQHVWSLAVEEQFYVVWPLLLVVCVAPWVRACSRVVGVEGGLDSAARSEIAAVRRVAVRRGVFVVALVVGAASAVWFAWLYDPHTAERAYMGTDTRVFAPLVGAAVAACMQVRGVQLFVTRRAQPLMALGLVGVVAGLCLLGGQHSPRPAYFLGGGVVFSVVVAVLVAATSAADRREGLTLVLGSTPLGWIGRISYGMYLWHWPLVVWIIGDRQWSPVRAAVVVVATVVVAQLSYTLVEVPLRTGRLRAVAPVRLLPAAAGVVGVVTMVPAVLGGTVWNRVIPAVAGPQVGETSLVLVGDSVIQRLLPALDVEARRRGVTVLSGARGGCPALLVKATDANGAPLSGGNCAAQVGERQAKAVDEAKGGVVVWWSRYEIADRVGADGRFLGAGSAEFWDAQIADFRKSVDALTVRGARLVVVEMDRPGVGLDSRCSPTDCPEFLSRMRNRDELRVEWNSRLREYAASDPRVSVIRMDDLYCRNDVTPCDDHAPARASAKDVFPSPEGSLTRPDGAHFSPAAAPGVAAALLDRVGAG, from the coding sequence GTGACCACGTTGCTCAATAGCCCTGCTCAGCGCGGTACCCGCGCTGCCCGTCATACGCGGGTGGATTCTTTGGATGGGATTCGTGCGTTGGCGGTGATCGCGGTGATCGCTTATCACGTGTCGCTACCGGGGGCTGATGGTGGTTTCCTCGGGGTGGATGTGTTTTTTGTGTTGTCGGGGTTTTTGATCACCACGTTGCTGATGCGGGAGCTAACTGGCACGGGGCGGATCGATTTGGGTGGGTTTTGGGTGCGGCGGGTGTTGCGGCTGCTTCCGGCTTCGGTGTTGTTGATTGTGACTGTGGTGGGGGTGTCTGCTTTTGTGGCTGCGCCGTTTCGGCGGGCTGATATTGGGGCAGATGCGTTGTGGTCGTTGTTGTATGTGGGGAATTGGCGGTTTATTGATGCCGCTGGGTATTTCAGTAATGACGGCAGTACTTCACCTTTGCAGCATGTGTGGTCTTTGGCTGTGGAGGAGCAGTTTTATGTGGTGTGGCCGTTGTTGTTGGTGGTGTGTGTAGCGCCGTGGGTGCGGGCGTGTAGCCGTGTTGTCGGTGTTGAGGGTGGTCTTGATTCTGCGGCGCGTTCGGAGATCGCTGCGGTGCGGCGAGTGGCGGTGCGGCGTGGTGTTTTTGTGGTGGCGCTTGTGGTGGGGGCGGCTTCGGCGGTGTGGTTTGCGTGGCTGTATGACCCGCACACTGCTGAGCGTGCCTATATGGGCACTGATACGCGGGTGTTTGCGCCGCTGGTGGGGGCGGCGGTGGCTGCGTGTATGCAGGTTCGTGGGGTGCAGTTGTTTGTGACGCGTCGGGCTCAGCCGTTGATGGCGTTGGGGTTGGTTGGGGTGGTGGCGGGGTTGTGTTTGTTGGGTGGCCAGCACAGTCCTCGCCCGGCGTATTTTTTGGGTGGTGGGGTTGTGTTTTCTGTGGTGGTGGCCGTTTTGGTGGCGGCCACGAGTGCGGCGGATCGGCGTGAGGGGCTCACGCTTGTGTTGGGGTCGACGCCGTTGGGGTGGATTGGGCGGATTTCGTATGGCATGTATTTGTGGCATTGGCCGTTGGTGGTGTGGATCATCGGTGATCGGCAATGGAGTCCGGTGCGTGCGGCCGTGGTGGTGGTAGCGACGGTTGTGGTGGCTCAGTTGTCATACACGCTGGTGGAGGTGCCATTGCGTACGGGGCGGTTGCGTGCGGTGGCGCCGGTGCGGTTGCTTCCGGCTGCCGCTGGCGTGGTTGGGGTTGTCACTATGGTTCCGGCGGTTTTGGGTGGCACGGTGTGGAATCGGGTTATTCCTGCTGTTGCTGGACCTCAGGTGGGGGAAACGTCGTTGGTGTTGGTGGGCGATAGCGTCATTCAGCGTTTGTTGCCAGCTTTGGATGTTGAGGCCAGGCGGCGTGGGGTGACGGTGCTTAGTGGTGCCAGGGGTGGTTGTCCAGCGTTGTTGGTGAAGGCTACTGATGCCAATGGGGCGCCGTTGAGTGGCGGTAATTGTGCGGCGCAGGTGGGTGAGCGGCAGGCGAAGGCTGTCGATGAGGCTAAGGGGGGTGTGGTGGTGTGGTGGTCGCGGTATGAGATCGCGGATCGGGTGGGGGCTGATGGTCGTTTTTTGGGTGCGGGGTCTGCGGAGTTTTGGGATGCACAGATCGCGGATTTCCGTAAGTCTGTAGATGCGTTGACGGTGCGGGGTGCGCGGTTGGTTGTGGTGGAGATGGATCGTCCGGGGGTTGGGTTGGATAGTCGGTGTTCGCCGACGGATTGCCCTGAATTCCTTTCGCGGATGCGTAACCGTGATGAACTTCGCGTTGAGTGGAATTCTCGTTTGCGGGAGTATGCGGCATCTGATCCGCGAGTGAGCGTGATTCGTATGGACGATCTGTATTGCCGGAATGATGTGACTCCGTGTGATGACCATGCCCCTGCTCGCGCGTCAGCCAAGGATGTTTTCCCTTCTCCGGAAGGTTCTTTAACGCGACCGGATGGGGCACACTTCTCACCGGCAGCGGCTCCTGGGGTTGCTGCTGCGCTTCTTGACCGCGTCGGTGCTGGCTGA